DNA sequence from the Sulfurimonas sp. HSL3-1 genome:
GCTTCCGCCTCGGCAGCCGCCGGCGTTTCCGCTTTTTCCGCTGTGACTTCGGCCGCTGCCGCTTCTTTGGCTTCAGCAGGCGTTGCCGCTTCTTCCTGGGTTTTCGCCGCTTTCTTCACGACACGGACTTTCGGTTCCGGCGCCGCTGGCGTCGTACCGCTCATGATAAAGTTAGCGATCTTCTCCGCCTCTTCCATCGAAACGGAGTTTGAAGCCGTTTTTACGTGGCCAAGCCCCATTGCCTGGGCTTTTTCGACGACCTCTTTTGATGCGATACCCAATTCTTTGGCAATCTCGCTTACTCTAACTTTATCTGACATCCGTGATGATCTCCTTTAACTCGTTCAGCAGGCGCTCGATCTCCCCGCTTTTGCATTGCCGGGCGAGCGCTTTGGCAGTCTGTTTTGCAGTGAAACACTCCGGGCACAGATAAAAGCTCCGTCCCGTCCCGCTATAGCGGCGCAGGGAACGCTCGGCGCATTGCAATCTCAACAGTTGATTCTGTGCTTCCCGTTTCCGACAGCTGACGCACATGCGAACGGGGCCCGAATAATTTTGGCGCATTATATCCAAAGTTTCCTTGAATGAGCGTTTTAGCGTTCGACCGTCAGGCCGTGGTTGTCCAGGTTGAGAATTTTGACCGCAAACTGGGGAAAGCGCTGTTCAAGCCTCGCCGCAAGCCCTGCGGCGTCTTCGTCGTAGCACAGGGAGAAGAATGTGGACCCGCTTCCAGAGAGCGTACTCATCAGTGCACCCTGCTCATACGCCGTCTTCTGGATCGTAAAGAGCTCCGGCATCATTTTCATCCGCGCTTTCTGGTGAAAACGGTCCTGAGTCGCGATCTTGAGCATTTCCCAATCCTCGTTGAAGAACGCCGCCACCGTCAACGCCGCATGCGAGACGTTGAAGACGGCGTTTTCCTTGCTGTAGGACTTGGGTAGCGTCGTGCGCGACTTCGCCGTCGAAATCGGCTTGTCGGGAATGACCACGACCGCCCTCAGGTAATCGGGGAGGTGCTTTTTTTGCGAAAAGACCTTGTTCTTCTCCACCGTAGCGACGTTGAAGCCGCCCATGACCGCCGGCGTAATATTGTCCGGATGCGACTCATACACAAGGGCGTGGTTCAGGATCCGACGTTTGGAAACGCGTACTCCCGCCGCTTCATGCGCCGTGGCGATGGCACTGACGATCACGGCCGAAGAGCTGCCGAGTCCCCGGGAGAGGGGGATGCTGTTGTAAAACTGGAATTTGAAATTCTGTTTTTTGTGCGTCAGGCGCTGATAGTGCTCGTTGAAGATGCTAACGAACATGTTGTTTCCCTTCAGACGGGGGTTGCTTTCCCCTTCGCCCTTGATGGAAACGCTGAAAAAACGCGACGGTTTGAATTCGACCCGATTGCGAAGGTCGACGGAAAGACCGAGGGTGTCAAAACCCGGTCCGAGGTTGGCGCTGGTCGCCGGAACGCTGATAATCAATCGTGCTCCTTAACCGACGGCTCCGATCCCGTAGTACGGCAGGGCATCGTCGGAAAAATCATTTAGATTCAGGTGGGACGGAAGGCTGAAATCCGCCTCAACCGGCGTTTCGAACTTTTGCGTCTTGATTGTGTCCGCCATTTTAACGAAATAGAGCTTCCCAACGGCTTTGAGCGGACGGTTCCCGTTGAAGTAAAATGCATCGGCCGCAAGCAGGCGTGAACCCAGAACAATACTGAGGGTTTTGAGGTAAAGGTAAGCGATCTTGATGGCCATAAAACTGCCGGGCCCCTTGGCATAGACGAGATTGCCGAGCGTGTACTTTTTCAGAATCGTCTCGAAGAGTTCCGGGAGGGAATCGGAGCTCTGCTTCGCACTCTCGTAACGCTCGACAAGTTCCCCGTCCTTGTAGATCCCAACGACGATCGGGGTGGTCAGCGCAATGACGACGGCATCATGCATATGCTTTGGCCATCGCCTTCGCTTCCGCCGTTGCGATCTCGACAACCTCGTAGTTCGCGGGGTCTTTGAGCAGTTCCAGCGTCAGTTTGTGGTTGAGGTCATGGCTTCCGGCGAAGGCCTCGTACTCCCCGATAAAGTTGATACCGATCAGCGACATGTCTCCGATGGCATCGAGAATTTTGTGGCGGACGAATTCGTTGCTGTAGCGCAGCCCTTCGGGGTTGAGCACCTTTTTCTCGTCCAAGACGACGGCGTTCTCCAGGCTGCCGCCCAGAGCCAACCCCTTGGAGCGAAGGTACTGAACCTCGTGCAGGAAACCGAAGGTACGGGCACGCGCGATCTCCGCTTTGTAGGTTTCGCGGCTGAAATCGAGGTCAAAATGCTGTTCGGAGATGACCGGATGCTTGAAGCGGATGGTGAAGTGGTAGCGCAAGTCGTTCGAGGGCATCAGTTTGACGTACTTGTCACCCTCTTTGATTGTCACTTCCTTCTTGATACGCATAATGCGCTTCGGAGCGTCCTGTTCAACCGTTTCCGCTTCATCCAGCAGGAGGCAGAAACTCGCGCTGGAGCCATCCATAACGGGGACTTCGTCGGCGTCGACGATGATACGGAGGTTGTCGATACCGTAAGCGTAAATAGCTGAGAGAAGATGCTCGATCGTCGAGATGACGTAGCCGTCTTTTCCGATTACCGTCGCCATCTGCGTGTCGACGACGTTTTCGGGCTTGAGGGGGATGGAGACGCCGACGTCCTTGCGGACGAAGACGATCCCGCTGTCCGCCTCCAGGGGTTCAAGCCGGAGGCGTACCGGAGAACCTTTGTGTAAGCCGATTCCCACCAGTTCCACCGGTTTTGCGATCGTCGTCTGTTTCATGCATCCCCCTTACAGGCTCGTTATTGGCGTTATTATAGCCTAAAAACGTGAATAAATTGTGATAACTCCGCCTGTTAGCGGCGGCGGTCGATCACCTTTTTTGCCTCTTTGATGACATCGCTGACATTGAGACGGATCCACTGCTTATCCATCCACTCTTCCGGTCTTACTTCCACGCCCTGGACCAGAACGCCGAAGTGGAGGTGGTCTCCCATGGCATAACCCGTCATCCCCGTATTGGCGATGTGCGTTCCCGCATCGACGTGTTCGCCCTGGGTGACGTTCAGATTCGAACAGTGCCCGTAAAGGGTATAGAGCCCCAGACCGTGCGCCAGGATCGGCATATTACCGTAGATGCCGTTCTCGTCGGCGAAGACGATATCCGCGGGGTTCTGGATCTTGATCTTGCCCATTTTCACGCTGGCGAGGTCGAGCCCGAGGTGGTAGGATTCACTGACCTTCGCGCCGTTGTAGTAGTAAAGACGATGATCGCCGAAACTTGCGACGACCTGTCCGTTTCGCAGCGGATAGAACGGCTGCTGCTCAAACCGGTCGATCTGGGCATCCCCGACTTTCGCCGTAATGTTGTGGATCAGCTCTTCGTTCTGCGCGCGCATGGTTTCATTCACATAGCGGAAACGCTCAATCATATCGGCATTGGCGGGGGCGCCGTACATCTGCGCGAGATCGGAAACCTTTCCGTTGAGAAAGTGGTCGCTGAGTTTGATCTTCGAAACGCGGTACTGCTTCTCCTGGAGGTGCAGCGGGATGTAGGCTTTCGCCCGGTTGCCCGCGACGTCATCGGCGATGACGTAGGCCCGGAAACGCTCGGCGGTCACCGGCCATGCGATCAGCGCGACATAGTAATTGGACGCATAGAAGGGGACAGCTTTGAAGCGACGCCCGAAGCTCGTCTCGATGTAGAGCTCTTCGAGGTTCTCGTCCTCGGCTTCAAACACCACGAGGGCCGAACCGCCCTTCGTGATCTTGTAGGAGTTGGCGATAATGCCCACTTTCGGTCGACGGGCGTCGATCTTCAGGGTGACACGTTTGACCGCGCGGTTCCCGGCAAAGAAGTTCCAGCGACTGGCATCGCGCGCCTCGACTTCGAGGGTAACGACATCGGTCTGCTTGCCAATCGTGCGGGCCGGGACCTGCAGCTCAAACTGCTTCGATTTCTCCGGTGCAGGCGATTTCGCCTCGGAGAGGATCGTCTGGTTACTGCCGCTCATAAGGGTGATCTTGTACTCCACGATGCCGCTCTGGTCGTCGATGGAGACCTTGAGCGGGGCTTCGCCGTTCCAGTAACCGCTGTTTTCGATGCGGATATCCGGTACGTCACGCTCGAACGCATCCGAGGTGTACAGGTAGACCGCACCTCCGATTGCGGCGAGCAGGATGCTCAAAAACATCACGCCGCCATATCCCTTTTTTCGTCGTCTCATTCCAACTCCTTTTCAATAATGTCGATCATTTTTTCTGACAGACGCTTCAGCGCCGTCCCCGTTGCCGTGAATCCAGATGCGAAGTGGTGCCCTCCGCCGCCGAAGGCCTCCGCGATCACCCCGACGTCAATCCCGTCGTCGGTACGCAGCGACACTTTGAGCGCACCCGCTTCACGCTCGCAAAGCATCACGGCCACGCGGACCGTCGGCAGGCCCAGCACTTCCTGCAAGACATCGTCGCAGACCGTATCGTCCGCCCCGCTCTGCTCCATCATCGCCCGGGTCACCTCCAACAAAGCGATGCGTGCATCGCTGCGCAGGGCAAGGCTTGAGAGCATCAAGGCCTTAAGGCGCAGTGCCGAGAGCGGACGTCGCAGGAAAAGCGCGTGATTCACCGATGCGATCTCCGCCCGAGCCCCGGCCAGTTCTGCGGCCATCTCGAAAACCGCCGCGTCCGTCCGGCGGCTCATAAATCCCAGAGAGTCTTCGGCAATCCCGGCGTAGAGCGCCGTCGCCATTTTGGCGTTGATTTTGATCGCTTCGGTCTTGAACCATGTCAAAAGGACAGCGGTGGTACTGACCGCTTCCTTGTCAATGAGCTTGATATGCCCGAAGCCGTCGTTACTGCCGTGGTGGTCGACATTGATCAGCGTACATTTCGGCACAATGCCCAGTCGCGCCGAATCACCGCAGTCGAACGCGATGGCCAGGTCCGCCGTTTCATCCCAGCGCGATGTGATCTTATCCGCCCATGGCAAACAGAACAACCGTTCATCGATGGTTTCGCTTGCACAAAAAAGCGTCACGCGCTTTTGCAACCGAAGCAGGTGGGCATACATGGCGCATGCGCTGCCCAGCGAATCCGCATCCGGATGCACGTGGGCAATCAGCGCAATGTGTTCCGCGGCTTCGATCGCTTCGCGCATCAGTCCATTTTCATGGAGAGATCGATCCAGTTCGCCTGATGGATCAATGAACCCGTGCTGATCGCGTCGACCCCCGTGGCCGCATACGATTCGATCGTCTCTAGGGAGATATTCCCGCTCGCTTCAAGCTTGATGTAGGGATAGTTCGTGTTTTTGTAGACGACCACTTCGCGCAGCTGCACGGGGGTCATGTTGTCGCACATAACGATGTCCGCCCGCACGTCCATCGCCTTCTTCGCCATCTCAAAGGTCTCCGCCTCGATCTCGATCTTGGCGGTATAGGGAATCCTTTTGCGCGCGTCGGCCATGAATACGTCAAGGTCCTTGATCGTGCGCAGGTGGGTATCTTTGAGCATCAGGCAGTCATCCAGCCCCATGCGGTGGTTGACCGCCCCGCCGATGCGCGTCGCATACTTTTCGAAGTTGCGGAGCATCGGACGTGTTTTACGCGTATCGAGCAATTTGGTGCCGTAGGGTTCGATAAGGTCGACATACCGGCGGGTCAGCGTCGCGATCGAACTAGCATGCAGCATCATATTGAGGATCGTGCGTTCGCAGCGCAGCAGGGTATGCGAATCCCCGCTGAAATGGGCGATGACATCCCCTTTGGCAAAGCGCTCTCCCTCTTTCACGAACCATTTGACGTAGATGCTCTCCATCTTTGCCAGGGCATCAACGTACAAAACGCCTGCCAGGACACCGTCGCTCTTGGCATAGATCTTGGCCGAAGCTTCTACCGCCTCCGACACCCGTGCGTAGAGGTCCCCGCGGCCGACATCCTCTGCCATCGCCGCTTCGATAAAGTGTTCGATATTCACAGCGCCATCATCCGATCAAGGGCGACCTTGGCCCATTTGCGCGTCTCTTCGTCCACATGGATCTCGTTGATCGGTTCGCCCTCGTCGATCGATTTGAGGGTATTGTAGAGGTCTTCGAGGGTCGTTTCGTTCATCGTCGGGCACTCCGGCTTCGTCGACGAGAGGACGTAGGTGTTCTTGGGACGCAGGCGGTTGACGAGATTGAACTCGGTGCCGACGGCGACTTTCTGATCCTCCGGGAGTTCGGCGATATACTTGATCAGCTGCGAGGTCGAGCCCGTGAAGTCGGCTTCGGCGACGATCGCGGGGTCGCATTCGGGGTGGACGGCGATGAGGATCCCCGGGTACTTCTTGCGGTAGAAGCGGATGTCGTCGACGCTGAAGAGCTGGTGGACCGAACAGAAGCCGTCGTAACAGATGATGTCGGCGTCTGAGAGGTTGTCGTCAATCCCGATGACGGCGGATTTGAGCCCCATCATGTTGGCGATGTTCTGCCCCAGGCAGCGGTCGGGAACGAAGAGGATCTTCTTGCCCTCTTCCAACGCCGTTTCGATAATCGTTTTCGCATTGGAGCTCGTACAGACCATCCCGCCCATCTTGCCGACCTTGGCTTTGACGTCTGCGTTGGAGTTGATATAGGTGATCGGCAGAATGTTCGTTTCGGCGATGCCCGCCTCTTCCATTTTTTTGACCGATTCGTCGAAGTAGAGGCTGTCGATCATCCGGGCCATGGCACAACAGGCGATCTTCGGCATAACGACCCGTTTTTCGGGGCTGAGCACCTTAACGCTCTGTCCCATAAAACCGACACCGCAGAAGACGACAAACTCGCTGTCGTCCGCCATCGTCTTCTTGGCCAGTTCCAGCGAATCGCCGGTGATGTCGCCCATGTCAAAGACTTCGTCGCGCTGGTAGAAGTGTGCAACGACCGTCACGCTCAGCTTCTCCTTGAGCGCACGGATCTTTGCTTTGAGTTCTTCGGTGTTATCCGTCAAATCATCTCCCCTGTCTGTCTGGTATCGGGCCGCCGCCAGCGGTGCGCCGCCCGGAATATTAATGGAATTATAACCAAAGCGTCGTTACCATATCCCTTATAATTCATATCTACTCTCAAGGCCCTGTTTTTATGGACTTCCTCTTCAATCCCAATGTACAGTTCTACCTGTTGGCTTACTTTGTAGGCGGTATCCCCTTCGGACTCGTCCTGGCCAAGCTGTTCGCCGGCGTCAATGTCAAAGAGGGCGGCTCGAAAAGCATCGGCGCGACGAACGTGCTGCGCGTCGTCAAAGAGACCAACCCCGCGCTCGCGAAAAAACTCGGCATCGCGACCCTCCTTCTCGACGCCCTCAAAGGGGTGGTCGTCCTGCTGATCGCGAAAGCCTTCGGGATGAGCGAAGCGGCGCAGTGGGGCGTGGCCGTCCTGGCCGTCGCCGGCCACTGTTTCAGCCCCTACCTCTGGTTTGAAGGGGGCAAAGGGATCGCGACGGGCATGGGCGTCATGCTCGTCATGCTGCCGCTGGAGACGCTGATCGCTCTCGCCGTCTGGGGGATCCTGGCCAAAACGGTCCGTATCTCCTCCGTCTCGTCACTGAGCGGCGTCTTGGCCCTGCTCGTGGCCAGCTTCTTCCTCCACCCGGAGATGGCGCACGCGCCGGTCATCCTGATCGTCGTGCTCCTTTTTTACAAACATATCCCCAACATCGTCCGCCTCGTCAGGGGCGAGGAGAAACGCGTCGTCTGATGACCATCGAGATCCGCGCCCTCACCTTTGACTGCATCATCGGCATCCTCGATTTCGAGCGGGTCACCCCGCAGCGCGTCATTGTCGACGCGGTCATCGACTACGACTATGAGGCAGGGCATTTCATCGACTACGCCGCCGTCGCCGACCATATCAGAACACAGATGCGGCAGGAAAAGTTCGCCCTCGTCGAAGAGGCCCTCGAAGCGCTATCTACGACACTGAAAGAAGCGTTTCCGGGCATAAAAAGCCTCTCGCTCACCGTCGCCAAACCGGACATCCTCCCCGACTGCCGGGTCTCTGTCA
Encoded proteins:
- a CDS encoding DUF448 domain-containing protein gives rise to the protein MRQNYSGPVRMCVSCRKREAQNQLLRLQCAERSLRRYSGTGRSFYLCPECFTAKQTAKALARQCKSGEIERLLNELKEIITDVR
- the thrB gene encoding homoserine kinase, producing the protein MIISVPATSANLGPGFDTLGLSVDLRNRVEFKPSRFFSVSIKGEGESNPRLKGNNMFVSIFNEHYQRLTHKKQNFKFQFYNSIPLSRGLGSSSAVIVSAIATAHEAAGVRVSKRRILNHALVYESHPDNITPAVMGGFNVATVEKNKVFSQKKHLPDYLRAVVVIPDKPISTAKSRTTLPKSYSKENAVFNVSHAALTVAAFFNEDWEMLKIATQDRFHQKARMKMMPELFTIQKTAYEQGALMSTLSGSGSTFFSLCYDEDAAGLAARLEQRFPQFAVKILNLDNHGLTVER
- the lpxC gene encoding UDP-3-O-acyl-N-acetylglucosamine deacetylase, which codes for MKQTTIAKPVELVGIGLHKGSPVRLRLEPLEADSGIVFVRKDVGVSIPLKPENVVDTQMATVIGKDGYVISTIEHLLSAIYAYGIDNLRIIVDADEVPVMDGSSASFCLLLDEAETVEQDAPKRIMRIKKEVTIKEGDKYVKLMPSNDLRYHFTIRFKHPVISEQHFDLDFSRETYKAEIARARTFGFLHEVQYLRSKGLALGGSLENAVVLDEKKVLNPEGLRYSNEFVRHKILDAIGDMSLIGINFIGEYEAFAGSHDLNHKLTLELLKDPANYEVVEIATAEAKAMAKAYA
- a CDS encoding M23 family metallopeptidase, yielding MRRRKKGYGGVMFLSILLAAIGGAVYLYTSDAFERDVPDIRIENSGYWNGEAPLKVSIDDQSGIVEYKITLMSGSNQTILSEAKSPAPEKSKQFELQVPARTIGKQTDVVTLEVEARDASRWNFFAGNRAVKRVTLKIDARRPKVGIIANSYKITKGGSALVVFEAEDENLEELYIETSFGRRFKAVPFYASNYYVALIAWPVTAERFRAYVIADDVAGNRAKAYIPLHLQEKQYRVSKIKLSDHFLNGKVSDLAQMYGAPANADMIERFRYVNETMRAQNEELIHNITAKVGDAQIDRFEQQPFYPLRNGQVVASFGDHRLYYYNGAKVSESYHLGLDLASVKMGKIKIQNPADIVFADENGIYGNMPILAHGLGLYTLYGHCSNLNVTQGEHVDAGTHIANTGMTGYAMGDHLHFGVLVQGVEVRPEEWMDKQWIRLNVSDVIKEAKKVIDRRR
- a CDS encoding DHH family phosphoesterase, yielding MREAIEAAEHIALIAHVHPDADSLGSACAMYAHLLRLQKRVTLFCASETIDERLFCLPWADKITSRWDETADLAIAFDCGDSARLGIVPKCTLINVDHHGSNDGFGHIKLIDKEAVSTTAVLLTWFKTEAIKINAKMATALYAGIAEDSLGFMSRRTDAAVFEMAAELAGARAEIASVNHALFLRRPLSALRLKALMLSSLALRSDARIALLEVTRAMMEQSGADDTVCDDVLQEVLGLPTVRVAVMLCEREAGALKVSLRTDDGIDVGVIAEAFGGGGHHFASGFTATGTALKRLSEKMIDIIEKELE
- the nadC gene encoding carboxylating nicotinate-nucleotide diphosphorylase, with translation MAEDVGRGDLYARVSEAVEASAKIYAKSDGVLAGVLYVDALAKMESIYVKWFVKEGERFAKGDVIAHFSGDSHTLLRCERTILNMMLHASSIATLTRRYVDLIEPYGTKLLDTRKTRPMLRNFEKYATRIGGAVNHRMGLDDCLMLKDTHLRTIKDLDVFMADARKRIPYTAKIEIEAETFEMAKKAMDVRADIVMCDNMTPVQLREVVVYKNTNYPYIKLEASGNISLETIESYAATGVDAISTGSLIHQANWIDLSMKMD
- the nadA gene encoding quinolinate synthase NadA, translating into MTDNTEELKAKIRALKEKLSVTVVAHFYQRDEVFDMGDITGDSLELAKKTMADDSEFVVFCGVGFMGQSVKVLSPEKRVVMPKIACCAMARMIDSLYFDESVKKMEEAGIAETNILPITYINSNADVKAKVGKMGGMVCTSSNAKTIIETALEEGKKILFVPDRCLGQNIANMMGLKSAVIGIDDNLSDADIICYDGFCSVHQLFSVDDIRFYRKKYPGILIAVHPECDPAIVAEADFTGSTSQLIKYIAELPEDQKVAVGTEFNLVNRLRPKNTYVLSSTKPECPTMNETTLEDLYNTLKSIDEGEPINEIHVDEETRKWAKVALDRMMAL
- the plsY gene encoding glycerol-3-phosphate 1-O-acyltransferase PlsY, translated to MDFLFNPNVQFYLLAYFVGGIPFGLVLAKLFAGVNVKEGGSKSIGATNVLRVVKETNPALAKKLGIATLLLDALKGVVVLLIAKAFGMSEAAQWGVAVLAVAGHCFSPYLWFEGGKGIATGMGVMLVMLPLETLIALAVWGILAKTVRISSVSSLSGVLALLVASFFLHPEMAHAPVILIVVLLFYKHIPNIVRLVRGEEKRVV
- a CDS encoding dihydroneopterin aldolase, which translates into the protein MTIEIRALTFDCIIGILDFERVTPQRVIVDAVIDYDYEAGHFIDYAAVADHIRTQMRQEKFALVEEALEALSTTLKEAFPGIKSLSLTVAKPDILPDCRVSVTKKSNF